A DNA window from Falco naumanni isolate bFalNau1 chromosome Z, bFalNau1.pat, whole genome shotgun sequence contains the following coding sequences:
- the LOC121081052 gene encoding ankyrin repeat domain-containing protein 26-like isoform X1, with product MRGNHEKLEKSKSQLKEEVANLKHHMETNVVDRSQIELYKREVEEQAAQEIRQKLQEVNLILQMQAASQDTLEQIRASRHALLTNQLEHRIGDLERELDRIKNTQRDSIFQKESAQAEVEKYKDLYLEEVQQELDEKIAKELKQVTAEFEAGSAGASPMVFSDGSSKSIHVDQDPLCRAVQEYRDVLTKNYLI from the exons ATGCGTGGGAACcatgaaaaactggaaaagagcaaaagccAGCTGAAAGAAGAGGTGGCTAATCTCAAACACCATATGGAGACAAACGTGGTGGATCGCAGCCAAATAGAACTATACAAAAGAGAGGTGGAAGAACAAGCTGCACAAGAAATAAGACAAAAACTACAAGAAGTCAATCTGATTTTGCAG ATGCAGGCAGCCTCCCAGGACACATTAGAACAAATCAGAGCCAGTCGTCATGCTTTGCTGACAAACCAGCTAGAACACAGAATTGGAGACCTCGAACGTGAATTGGACAGGATAAAAAATACCCAACgagacagtatttttcaaaaagaatcCGCACAGGCAGAAGTGGAAAAGTACAAAGACCTGTATCTGGAGGAG GTACAGCAGGAACTAGATGAAAAAATCGCTAAAGAACTTAAACAAG TTACTGCTGAATTTGAAGCTGGATCTGCTGGAGCTTCTCCCATGGTATTTTCTGATGGATCTTCAAAAAGTATCCATGTTGACCAGGATCCCCTTTGCAGGGCAGTACAGGAGTACCGTGATGTTTTAACCAAAAATTACCTGATTTGA
- the LOC121081052 gene encoding ankyrin repeat domain-containing protein 26-like isoform X2 yields the protein MRGNHEKLEKSKSQLKEEVANLKHHMETNVVDRSQIELYKREVEEQAAQEIRQKLQEVNLILQVQQELDEKIAKELKQVTAEFEAGSAGASPMVFSDGSSKSIHVDQDPLCRAVQEYRDVLTKNYLI from the exons ATGCGTGGGAACcatgaaaaactggaaaagagcaaaagccAGCTGAAAGAAGAGGTGGCTAATCTCAAACACCATATGGAGACAAACGTGGTGGATCGCAGCCAAATAGAACTATACAAAAGAGAGGTGGAAGAACAAGCTGCACAAGAAATAAGACAAAAACTACAAGAAGTCAATCTGATTTTGCAG GTACAGCAGGAACTAGATGAAAAAATCGCTAAAGAACTTAAACAAG TTACTGCTGAATTTGAAGCTGGATCTGCTGGAGCTTCTCCCATGGTATTTTCTGATGGATCTTCAAAAAGTATCCATGTTGACCAGGATCCCCTTTGCAGGGCAGTACAGGAGTACCGTGATGTTTTAACCAAAAATTACCTGATTTGA